The Halosimplex litoreum genome has a window encoding:
- a CDS encoding DUF4349 domain-containing protein, translating into MGRKAAVLVVVLVALSGCASMGSGDSANREGADLQANGGDGGGGDGSSGGGDGASGGGDVADAEFGASDDGGDGRSSAAAQVDRALIKTGEVAVEVENYSVGERAVRSRAADLGGYVSGSSVQLHHRENETWRTGYVEVRVPSTNFTALYEGAQREGTVLSADSNTKDVTDQLVDLTARLENLRAQRDRLRSLYDSANTTEALLDVGEQLSSVQGEIERLEAQQRSLRDRVSFSTVRVELREPEPDAVAPEEPTPLHEQSPAAVFASSVGGFVTFARTVFVAGVAAVPWIVGLGVPALLVVGGGRRLGVARRLPFVGSRSSSRPSSGERADTADGLRTEFESDDEDGSDDSAERSEAGDGEQTDPEDE; encoded by the coding sequence ATGGGACGAAAAGCGGCGGTTCTCGTGGTCGTGCTGGTGGCCCTGTCGGGCTGTGCGAGCATGGGATCGGGCGATTCGGCGAACCGCGAAGGTGCGGACCTCCAAGCGAACGGCGGCGACGGTGGTGGGGGAGACGGGAGCAGTGGCGGCGGTGACGGCGCAAGCGGCGGTGGCGACGTGGCGGACGCCGAGTTCGGCGCGAGCGACGACGGCGGCGACGGACGATCGAGCGCGGCGGCCCAAGTGGATCGGGCGCTGATCAAGACCGGGGAGGTCGCCGTCGAGGTCGAGAACTACTCCGTCGGCGAGCGGGCAGTACGGAGTCGGGCGGCGGACCTCGGCGGATACGTCTCCGGGTCGAGCGTCCAGCTTCACCACCGAGAGAACGAGACCTGGCGAACGGGATACGTCGAGGTGCGAGTCCCGTCGACGAACTTCACGGCGCTGTACGAGGGCGCCCAGCGCGAGGGGACGGTGCTATCGGCCGACTCGAACACGAAGGACGTGACCGACCAGCTCGTGGATCTGACGGCCCGGCTGGAGAACCTCCGAGCCCAGCGCGACCGACTGCGTTCGCTGTACGACTCGGCCAATACGACCGAAGCCCTGCTCGACGTGGGCGAACAGCTCTCCTCGGTTCAGGGCGAGATCGAACGGCTCGAAGCCCAGCAGCGCTCCCTTCGCGACAGGGTGTCATTCTCGACGGTTCGGGTCGAGTTGCGTGAGCCCGAGCCCGACGCGGTCGCGCCGGAGGAGCCGACGCCGCTGCACGAGCAGTCGCCCGCCGCCGTGTTCGCCTCCTCGGTCGGTGGCTTCGTCACGTTCGCCCGGACCGTCTTCGTCGCCGGCGTCGCCGCGGTCCCGTGGATCGTCGGCCTCGGCGTGCCCGCGCTGCTGGTCGTCGGTGGCGGCCGCCGCCTCGGGGTCGCGCGACGCCTACCGTTCGTCGGGAGCCGATCGAGTTCGCGGCCCTCGTCGGGCGAACGCGCCGATACGGCCGATGGCCTCCGAACCGAGTTCGAGTCGGACGACGAGGACGGTTCTGACGACTCGGCCGAGCGGTCGGAGGCCGGCGACGGCGAGCAGACGGACCCCGAAGACGAGTGA
- a CDS encoding nitrilase-related carbon-nitrogen hydrolase — translation MRLALAQLRIEGGDVAGNLDRARAALAEAAADGADLVALPEIFNVGYFAFESYARDAESVAGPTVSALAECAREHDVGILAGTIVEDLEASRAEGVETPTEEGLANAAVFLDRAGERRAVYRKRHLFGYDSAEQELLTAGEAVPTVEFDDHTVGITTCYDLRFPSLYRDLVDAGATMVLVPSAWPYPRVEHWRLFPQARAVENLLYVGAVNGVGSFEDADLLGRSAVYDPWGTTLAGAGDEAAVVTADVDADRVAEVRSEFPALEDRRR, via the coding sequence GTGAGGCTCGCGCTCGCACAGCTCCGGATCGAAGGGGGCGACGTGGCGGGCAACCTCGACCGCGCGCGGGCGGCGCTCGCCGAGGCCGCCGCCGACGGCGCGGATCTCGTCGCGCTCCCCGAAATCTTCAACGTCGGGTACTTCGCGTTCGAGAGCTACGCTCGCGACGCCGAGAGCGTCGCCGGTCCGACCGTCTCCGCGCTCGCAGAGTGTGCGCGCGAGCACGACGTGGGAATCCTCGCGGGCACCATCGTGGAGGACCTCGAAGCCTCGCGGGCCGAGGGCGTCGAGACACCGACCGAGGAGGGGCTGGCCAACGCCGCCGTCTTCCTCGACCGAGCGGGCGAGCGTCGGGCGGTGTACCGCAAACGTCACCTGTTCGGGTACGACTCGGCGGAACAGGAGCTACTGACGGCCGGCGAGGCGGTACCGACCGTCGAGTTCGACGACCACACCGTCGGTATCACGACTTGCTACGACCTGCGGTTCCCCTCGCTGTATCGGGACCTCGTCGACGCGGGGGCGACGATGGTTCTCGTCCCGAGCGCGTGGCCGTATCCGCGCGTCGAGCACTGGCGGCTGTTCCCGCAGGCGCGCGCCGTCGAGAACCTCCTGTACGTGGGCGCCGTCAACGGCGTCGGGAGCTTCGAGGACGCCGACCTGCTGGGCCGCTCCGCAGTCTACGACCCCTGGGGCACGACCCTCGCCGGCGCGGGCGACGAGGCCGCCGTCGTGACCGCCGACGTCGACGCCGACCGCGTCGCCGAGGTCCGGTCGGAGTTCCCCGCGCTCGAAGACCGCCGTCGATAG
- a CDS encoding CoxG family protein produces the protein MTVRVERSFELPVGRERVWEFIADPGKRAGAISVVSDYTVHDDGSATWRLDLPIPVVNRTIGVETEDEERRAPEYVRFVGRSKVMKVIGEHELTETDGGTRLTNRFVVDGSLPGVERFFKRNLDDEMENLEAALAEDLGVEV, from the coding sequence ATGACTGTTCGGGTGGAGCGGTCGTTCGAGCTACCGGTCGGCCGCGAGCGCGTCTGGGAGTTCATCGCCGATCCGGGGAAACGAGCCGGCGCCATCAGCGTCGTCTCCGACTACACCGTCCACGACGACGGCAGCGCGACCTGGCGACTCGACCTCCCGATCCCGGTCGTGAACCGGACCATCGGCGTCGAGACCGAAGACGAGGAGCGCCGGGCGCCGGAGTACGTCCGGTTCGTCGGTCGCTCGAAGGTGATGAAAGTGATCGGCGAACACGAGTTGACCGAGACCGACGGGGGGACGCGGCTCACCAACCGCTTCGTCGTCGACGGCTCGCTCCCCGGCGTCGAACGCTTCTTCAAGCGCAACCTCGACGACGAGATGGAGAACCTGGAGGCGGCGCTCGCCGAGGACCTCGGTGTCGAAGTGTGA